In the Primulina eburnea isolate SZY01 chromosome 15, ASM2296580v1, whole genome shotgun sequence genome, GAATGCTATACATACAGTTTCGGAACGTTTAGCAGTCCCTACAAATGAAGAGGAGGTACCAGATACACTCTCACTCAAGGATTCACTTGCCGCTGTCTGTAATGCATCACAAGCAGCAGCTCGCATTCACCAAATTTTCCGCATCCAGTCATTTCAGAGGAAGCAATTTACTGAACAGGGGTGTGATGAGTTGCTGAGTTCAGATGAGCATGCTATTTCTCTTTTAGCTGTTAGAAGTTCCAGATTACGTTTGGCCAATGCTGCTGCTGTGCACATCCAGAAAAAGTTTCGTGGTTGGAAAAAGCGGAAGGAATTTCTGCAAATTCGGCAAAAAGTTGTTAAAATTCAGGTGCCATCTCTCACTCCAAGGAATGAAGCATTTtggtttttgaaaaataaattgtgTACATCATTTTATATCCTTGTGATCAGACAACAACACATGTCAAGTTTATCATGGCATGCACATTTTTTCATTTACGAGAAAAACTAGACTACTTTAATCTGTACGCATGACAAAAGAACAGCCATACTCTAGATTCTCGATCTAAGCATAACCACATAGTTTCCCACATCAGGACGCTTGAACCAATCGTACCTTCTTTATTAGTTGACTAACAATCCTCTTTTTAAACTATTTTAACACCCCTGACATTTCTTTGTGTACGGCATCAGGCTCATGTGAGGGGGCATCAGGCAAGGAAGAAACATAAAAGTATTATGTGGCCAGTGGGAATATTGGAGAAGGTGATTTTGCGCTGGAGACGTAAAGGGCGTGGTTTCCGTGGATTTGGGTCAGATGTGGTCCAAGATGGGCCTAACATGCATGGCACTAGGTCGCCGGAAGACAATTATGATGTTCtgaaggaaggaagaagacaAACTGAAGAAAGGATGCAAAAAGCACTTGCAAGGGTGAAATCTATGGCCCAATACCCTGAAGCCAGAGCTCAGTACCGTAGACTGCTAACTGCTGCTGAAGGGTTCCGAGAAACAAAGGTACGACTGTTGATGCTTTGGTGAAATGAATTCACATAAACTAATGAAAGGTGCAAATGATGTTTACAGTAACCTTTTTCTAGTATATGCCATCAGAAGTAAAGATCATTTATTCTCAGTCAAAACTTGTCCGAATGCTCGTCTAGAGGTCTTCTAAAGGATATGTTTTAAGATTATTTTGTCCCGTCAAGTTCTGTGCCAAATCTGGATCACTATCGTAATGGAAGccactaacatatttctccattATCATCAACTTAAGGAAATTATGGAGCAGCAATTCTGGTTTTAATAATGACATTCTTCTTTACCTGTCTTGTTATTCAGCATCAACTCTCTTGcttaaaaaatgataaaatggTGGGTGGTATATATCATATAGTATGTATCATCATAACATTGTTAAATCCTATGATCATGATGATCTCGAAGTGTTTCAACGAGAACTGTTCTGAGAGATATCCATCAAACCTTGGCTCATCACAAGTTTCTGGCACAACAAAGCTATGTTTTGCTAGAGACTAAGTTTCCTCTATCAATTTTTTTGGACGCACACTTTTTTGGTCAAGGGTGGAAAATCTCTCCCTCTCGTCTCGAGATCCATGTTAGGATATCAGGtgattgaaaaagaaaatttgaTAAATAGTGTGACAAATAATGGAAAAGAAAGTTTGATGAATGTTGCGACTATTTGAAATAGGGAGAGGAGAGAGTACAATTCCACGTCTCATTTATTTTTCTTCTCTTATTCCCCATCTTTGACAGGCTGGTTCCAATGAGATCCCAGACAACATAGAAGAAGATATAGGGTATGATGAAAGTGAAATGCTCGACATAGAGACTCTGTTGGATGATGATACTTTCATGTCTCTGGCATTCCAATGAGCACCACCAAGGTTACCATCATCACATTCATATATACCTACTACCTAGCTCTATTTGTAGTCAACTTTTTGTATATACCTAGTACTGATATGCTGACGGGATTCTAATAAAATCTCTAAATAGTAATTGAACTGAAATTCTTGAGTAAACGTTCTCTCACATGTATCatccctatatatatatacacacacacacaccctcTTCCAATAcccttttttttgtttttttgaaaaaaatcagAGTTGTGGTTCTAATTCTGGTTCTATCTCTTTATTTGTGTAGGGATATAGATGATTAGATATAAGttaaaaacataattaaatattgcATTTGGATTAAAAGATTTATACTCAGCCAAGAAAattggaaagaaagattttatatgatttaatattAGATGAGTTCGAAATCCagtataataatttaaaatatagttGGAAAAGATAGTtgagaattcaaaattaatagttgagaattcaaaattatatAAACTAAAATCCAAACAAATTAAATGGATTTTATAGGAGATTTTTATGTCAGCTTCAAAATTATATAAACTAAAATCCAAACAAATTAAATGGATTTTATAGGAGATTTTTATGTCAGCTTCTCTGctaaaaaattattacaggCAAGAAAAGCAAGGATTTGGAGGGATTTGTGGGGTTTTGTAATATAAGAGAGGTGAATGAAAAACAAACCTTGATTATGTATACCTTCCATTATTTGACatccttttctttaaattaatcaatGGAAATGGCGACGGTGGGACGTCTGAACAATTTCTTGGCATTATTTAGTATTTAGGGATTTTGGATTCACATAAATCAATGGTCATTTACAAAAATACgctataaatataaataattaaccaAAAATGCATTCAAGAAAATAACAATGAACGATGGACAATGGAGATTTACGTCAGAGGACGACCCTACATCCACGGCAGCCAACAAGAGTCGTCTTCTTTATAATCACTGAGCAAAGAATTACAAAACAAGTCAAGATTTTCATTGTAGTTGAGCGCAGAAACCCTTTACTCTACCTGTGAAAGTTGGGGTTTAGACCTGCACGAATGCTTCGTCGAAACATTTACCCGAAAGCCCTGCGAATTGCGATGGTATGACAACAATTTGCACCAACTCTAACACTTTCCCCGAACTATGAAGATGTCAGATCTGATAAAATTACATCCACGTATATCAGAACCGTCCAGCAACCCCCGGGGATCATTATACAGTCGTGGTGGTGGATTTCGATGATTATGAGGGTTGATGAGATGCTAGCATAAGGGTAGTACCCTCACACCACATCTAAGGGTTTAATTTTGATTTGAACATGTGGGGTCTACATAAATTTATGGACCCCACATGTCCAAATCAATTTTGGGCCCTTGGATCTAGCATTAGGGTACTACCCTTATGCTAGCATGAAATAATCCGATTATGAGATGGTAGTGAAGGGCGTAGTACTGGATGTGCCCACTTGTTGTGGTGCATTGTGGTGGCCTCGATGTGCTTATGTTGGAGTACATTTTTTTCGTAACCAACGTGCAacaaaagtttaaaaattttaagtttgaaaattttaagtttgAAAGTTCAAAACATTACTTAGATGTCGTATGATTTATAACATTCATAGgttgttttaatttatttaattttgcgTGTTTGACGTCGACTCTAACTATTCAAGTTTTTAGAATATAACACTTCTAGTTGTAATTTTGTGAACGGATCTTTTTCCTTTGTATCACCTAATCAAGTCAATAATCGGAGATATAAAAATTgcaaaaaatcagaaaatacaTGAGTAAAacttaattttataatatagattatcaaaatcacaaaaaaacaaacatacatgattattaaaaaaacaaaaacaatttTCCCTTTATTAAATGATAAATCCAATAATATTATGTTTCTCGTGATTATAATTGTGTAAATTATctctcaaaaaaataataaatcagcAAACtattaaattcatatttttatatttaaaatgcaAGAATAAGTATATCTTAATTACTCtctttttatgttttattttcatataatatatttatatatatatatatatatatatctaatatttttatcacaaattatttgacattcaaaatattaatttcattaaaaaaaccaaatttatttatataattaatcaaATATACTACATGAAAGGTTTTTCTAGGATGCTCAAGTATACGTCGACCCAGTGAACTTATGATCGGCCCCAAACAAGAGGCCGAATTTATCAATAAAACGGCTAATATTTTCTAGttttttgtaattaaaataaaaacaccccatattttctttatttatttaaatttaatgtttgatatcaaaatttaatttaataggAAATGTGTATGCTAAAAAAGAAACGTGGTGGTGATAAAATGgtcaatatatattaaaaagtcACATAATTTCTAATAAATATAGTCAAATAAATATATGATCAAATTtctaaaggcaaaaacttgtgtgagacggtttcacgggtcgtatctgtgagacggatctcttatttgggttacacatacaaaagtattactttttatgctaaaagtattactttttattgtgaatatgtgtaggattgacccgtctcacagattatgatccgtgatacGATCTTTCATGAGATCTACTCCTTTCTAAAATGTTTTATCCCCTAACTaatgttattttatttattggATAAGATTGTGTACATACGAGTGCAAGCGAGTCAAACTATTTATAAGTGCTTTGATAAAAAAATCGGTTGACATTGATTTGGTCGAGCTTGAATAGCTTGGGTTTTTACTCAACTTGAGTTCgagtgtatgtgtgtgtgtatatataatatgtgtgtgtgtgtgtatatatatatatatatatatatatatatatatatatatatatatgatacaaAATTTAAAAGATATTTTTGTCAATATATACCTAACATTTAAatcctattttttttttttgtcgatATGCTAAGAAGACTTTCGATCTTATCGAGCACAAGCTCGATTAACTCAACACGTACATGAGTCAAGTTCTACCTCGAAATTGATAACTCGTTTAATTTTGAACTTgaacaaataaaatttaaattgagTTGAGCTTGAATAGTACTCCTTGGCTAAACTCGATTCGTGTTCACTCGAGGTGTAACGTATCGAACCGAGCTGAATATTAGTAAAAATGTAATGTTCAAATTCGGCTCGAATTAAGAATATTCGATTTCGAGCTCGATTTGAAACTCAATTTTTGGCtcgaaagaaaattttaatttgattCGAAATCTTCAAATATATTTGTGAACTATTCGAACTACTACTCGAATTGTAATATTCAAGGATGAAAGTTAAGAAGATCAAAACGTCCAAAAatcttgaaatatatatatatatatatatatatatatgttatattaGACTCGCGTATTatcgaaaaaataattttaactcaaattgtaataaaaaaaaattcaaatttgaaatgattcaataaattaaaatataaatcgaATCGGTTCAAAAACTCACGATTCAATTCATTTGTCTTCTCCACAACCAAAGAGTATAAAAACCAAGGTTCTAAAAAGCGTGAAGCGCCCCGAAGCGTGAATGTCGAGCTTCAAGCTTTTCAAGCTTAAGCGAGATTAGCACATGCTTAAGCGTGAAAAAGCGTTTTTTATATTCagtgtaattgtaattatctcaaaccaataaatagataaaataatacataaatatgataaattttatgtCTGATGCattaattatcatatttataaaatcataaaatatcaaaattacaatcttaatttgtttttgcaactataacacattaaaaatattaaatatttgtcaaatcattatcagacacgcttaatcataattaaaattaaaaaataaacatcgaaattataaacctaatttattaccttcaaaataaaaaaattaatagatgCGATTAATTGTGGTCCGAAACGGGGCGTTTTTTCCAAGCTTCAAGCTTAAACGAGCTTAAACGAGGCTTAAGCGAGCTTTTTAGAACACTCATAAAAACACAGCCCAACATTTCCGGGTTAGTCGCGTCGACCGAACGCGCTTCAGTACGCTGTCAACATTTCCAGCACGAACATCATACCAACCAAACCCTTCATTTTCTCTCTCCTTAAACCCTTGGCTCTGTCTCTCTCTAAAACCCCATTctctgttttgaattttcaaggggAATCTGGAGCCCTTCACGGAAACCTTCTCCGCTATTCGCCGACTTCTTATCAATATTTCAGTGGGAAAATGTCTAAATTATCCAAATTTAGTGCTTCAAACCCGAAGGTGTGGGTGGTGATCGGCGTGGGTATCGCCGGAGTTTTGATCCTAGCGGAGGTGCAGCGGCGTCGGATCAAAGCTATGAGCTCCATTAAAGAAGACTTCGGAGCTTTTATCGAGCGATTCGAGCTCCTTCCATTTCCTCAGCCGCCGCCTCCGGCTTCTCGTCTCCCTCTCTCTGGCCTCACATTCGCCATCAATGACAAGTATGTGGTCATTTTTTGTTTTtccattttgaattttttaatgttTATTATATTATGTGCACGGGTGATTTGGTTTGGTGTGGTGTGGTGTGGTTGCTCGGTTACTCAGCTTCATTTTTTTGTTAGAAAGGTCGCATTAATTATTAGTTTCATGGTTGGGTTTTTTCTCCTGTTTTTGAATGTTACTAATTTGTTTGGTCTTGCTGAGAAGCTTCTAGGCATAAGAAGAGAAGAACTCAAGTTTATTCATCATCTTTTCTTGACATGGTATTCGTATTGATTTTTTTGGCTTATGAATTAGGATGAAAAGAATCTGCTATATTTTGTTATTGTAAATCTTTGGATGCGAGAAGGCCTGTATTGGTATAAAATGTAGTACCAAATAAATATGATTGTGATGCACTTGGATCTGGTACTAGCGGGAAGCCAGTGGTGCTTTTCAAATGAGAAAAGCTCAAAGTCTTTTGTAGTTTTTTGTAGAAAGTTTGATCCTGAAATTATGTACCAGTAAAGTGCTCACATGGATGATATTTCAACAAACTGCTAAACGTTTTCTTTCATTTTGATGATTTTGTAGCATTGATGTAAAAGGCTATGTAACGGGATATGGAAGTGCTGATTGGAAGAGGACACATGATGAAGCCGGGAAAACAGCTCTAGTTGTGACGACATTACTTAAAAATGGGGCAACCTGTGTGGGCAAGACTGTTATGGATGAGCTCGGTTTAGGGTATTTCATTTTGCCTTAGTTTCAACTTTTTTAAATACAACATTATAGCACTCATGGGTACGATAGATATCCAGAAAGGAAAATGCTATTTTCTGTGAAAAATTGTTCTGCCAGGTTGAGGTAAAAGTGTCGAACAATATTGTGGTTTCTGTGTTGCTTCATGGATTCTATTTTGCTTGTGTTGGAATAACATTTTCTATATCCTTTTATTAATCATTCACTTTCAATTTATGGTGGTGTTGGGTGGTCGGGGAGGGGGATTTTGAGTTTTGATGTGGAGTAGGGCAGCAGTTGATTACTGTCCTTGTACATTTTTACAGTATATCAGGGCAAAATCGGAACTATGGAACTCCAACCAACCCACTAAAGCCATCTCATGTTCCAGGAGGCTCTTCTAGTGGATCAGCAGCGGCTGTTGCCGGACATCTCTTAGATTTTGCTCTTGGTAgagatattttaaactttgaatGTGATGGGCCAAGATTGTCGAGATCCCTACCTGTCATATTGGATTTAGATGATGTTTGTTTATTATTATCATTGTTTATTAGATTACATCCTACTTCATTTGaaaagatacatgttttgacccaagcaaaaaaaaaagcataaataaaattgGTGTTTAGCGAATGTAACTTCTTTTTATAATGAGAGAAAGTTGCCTAAGACTTTGGTAAAAATTTAGTTTCTGGAGATAATTGTCACGTTACTGACTTACTTTGTCCTAGTTTTAGTGCATAGGTGGTCATATTTTGTTTCCTTTCGTACCTAAGTTCTGAGATTTCAACAGTACCACTTCAAGATGTACTTACCTGGTTAAATTGTATTCATTGTTGAAATTAATTCTAATCATATGATGTGCCTATTTTAGGTACTGATACAGTCGGTTGTATAAGAGTACCAGCTTCATTTTGTGGCATCCTTGGGTTCAGACCATCTCATGGAATTTTATCTTCAATTGGCGTCGTGCCAAACTCCCAAAGTTTGGATGCTGTTGGTATGCAATCCTGAAGTTTGCTGctgtttcaaaattttaaatattacagCTCACATCTTGTTAGACATGGATCATAATCATGAACTGCATTTTTATTGTATGTTCTTTCAAGGCAGCAATATATAATTGTGAAGGATGAGCACAATTCATACCTTGGCTGATCTACCATGTCATTCGTAAAAGCTTACAAGTGTAAAATTAATTACTGTTACTAGATACATATATTGGTTACAAATGTCATTATACAAATATACTTTCATGGTTACTTATAGTTGCTTGATTCATCTCATCTTTTGAATTTCATTTGGAACAAAGCTGGGCCATTTTTTTCATCATAATAGTTTGAGATCTTTATTTTTATGTCAATcactttattttagtaattatGACGTCAATGCCTCAGGATGGTTGGCTGCTGATCCATCTGTTTTGCATCGCGTGGGTTATAGTCTACTGCAGTTAAATCCTTTGGCACCTAAAAGGACAAGGCGGTTGATTATTGCTGATGATCTTTTCCAGCTTTCCAAGGTTCCCATTCAGAAGACTGTCCATGTTGTGAGCAAAGCAACAGAGAATCTATCTGGCTGTAAgtctttaatattaatatttgtattttatgttattaCTTCTTATAATTTGAAGAATGAAAAAAGTTTCAACAAAGTATTTCTGTACGTTTTCATGATGAACTAGGCATTGTTTTGGGTTTTGACACCAAATAGTTCTAGTGTTTGACATTTACATTTTTCTGATttgctatgtttaaaatatgcAGACCGGACTCCTGAGCATGTGAACTGCGGGAAGTATGTTGCCTCAAATGTTCCCAGCCTTGGAGCTTTTCGTGATGAATCAGCAAACCAGCAAAATGGAATGTCTGTTTTGAAAGCACTGTCTTCTGTAATGCTTTTGCTACAAAGGTCTCCGCATGTTCTTGATGTTTTCTTTGTTTCATTGTCTGATAATTTGATATTCATAAAATCTAGGTTATCTTATTTCTTACCAACCTGGTGTATTATCTCCTTAGAGCTATAGGGCTTTTTTTATCAGTGTATAAATAtctttttaagattttatttgttACAAGCTTTATTTCTCCCATTTCTAATTGgaataaattaaaaactttATTTTGAGATGCAAGAAGCATTTGTGGAAATTTTGTTGATTCTAGCCTCGGTTTTTCTCTGACtggatttttctttttttcagaTATGAGTTCAAAACAAATCATGAAGATTGGGTTAAATCAGTAAAACCTAAATTAGCTTCCGAAACTTCTAATCGTGTTTGGACCTCAATAAACTCAAACCAGGATAACATTAAAAGTCTGTATAAAGTTAGAACGGAGATGCGGGCTGCTCTACAAAGCCTCTTGAAGGTACTCACCACTATCAGAGCATGGATCCTTCTATATCTTCTTGGTAGTGGAATTGGATATAAATACCTGATCGATATCAACCTTTTTATTACAGTTCCTGCTTTATAATGTCATCATTGTCTTGAATTTTGCTCATCTTTTTGTTATTTGATTTGTATCAAGTTGGCTTTATTTCTCTTATTGCTTTTGAAGGATGATGGAATATTAGTAATTCCCACAGTGGCTGATGCTCCAGTCAAGCTGAACTCGAAGAAAGGTCTTCCTGCTGACTCCTCTGATAGGGCTTATACTTTGTTAAGCATTTCAAGTATGTCTGGAGCTTGTCAGGTAATGCATAGTGAAGTTTACCCACTGCATCCTGTATTTCTTGCCCTTCCAACCATCTTTTTAAAGAAATTTCAAATGCTGTTCTGTCTTCTGAATCTTTCACTCACTCTTTGATTTCATTTGTTCTATTCTTGTGTCTAGGTCACAATACCATTTGGAGAACATAATGACTCTCCAGTTTCAGTATCTTTCATTGCATCTCATGGAAATGATAAGTTTTTACTTGATACCTTCTTGGATATGTATTCATCTCTTCAAAAAGAAGTCAACAATGTTTCAAGTTCCATGCCATTTCCAGATGCCAATGGCAACATGGATGCTGCTGAGCTTTTGAAAGAAAAGGtccattttctttctttcttttttctaaaAACAAACCATGATCAACTAATCTCAAGCCGTTGgctttttctttgaaattttgttGGAATTGGATTAAAAATCTGAGCATACTAATTTCATTGAATCTGTTTTGTACTTGCACTAGCTACTTGTTTTGATggaatttatgtttatttgtgtCAAAGTATTTGCGGTAAAGGACTTGACTTTATTTTTGTTTGCTTGTTGATAAACTATGGGTGCCCTTTTATAGCGTTATGCTTTTGTTGAATTGACAGTGTGAAATGCGAATTGTTCCTCTTTTGACTTTTTTTGCCaacagtagtgcttgatttaaAATCTGTCTATACTTGAAACCGAATAAAGTAGAAGGAAAAAGAGAAAAGAGAAGATcaattatttgtttttattatatatCTCCATTTGGTAGTAGACGAGATGATGGAGCTCTCAGTGGAAGGAATACTTTGTTAAAGCTAAAAGGCTAGTTTGAGGTCCTTGGTAGCAATATCACCTGCACCGGGATGAACTTGCGTATCTTATAGAAAAATCTTAAGAAAGTAAAGTATGCTCGAATGCTTTCTGCAATGATCATGGCAAGATGAACATTTTCCCCATTATATCCCTTTCCATTGTTTTCTTGCATCACTTTGAATCCATTGACTGCAAAAAACTTCCATTGTATAAGATCTTGATAGCATTATTGGCTCTAACGGGGACTTTATCATATTATCATCTTTCTATGTTTTCCATGATGAAACCATTTTCAATTGTAATTGTTTAATTACTGTGACAAATTTTAAGAATGCTATTTACTAAGATGTTTTCAAAACTCGCCCTCTTTTTGTTTCTGTTATATTTCACATGATCAAAGATGACTATACTGATTACTGGGgcctaaataaaattgaaagtGGACCTACTCTGACAAAGTTCGATCTTTCTCTAAAATGCCCATGATGGGGTTGCCCattaattgtattttttttgaAGTATGTTAAATTTGTATGGTTGAACATCCTATTTAACAGAGGAAAATATCACCTCTTTCCACATTACTTGGGTTGAATTTTTCTTTCGGATGGATATTGCAGTTACTGCATGCAACATTAAAGTAATAATTTGTTATAGCATCCTTTCCCTTGATTTGTTAGTGCTTGTGCACTAAAGCAAAGAAATATAAGTTTGTAGTAGCAGTACCTTTAAAAATTGCGTCTAATAAAGATATCATCCAATAGTTGTGGAGTCTCTAGCTATAAAATTTAGTCTTTGGTAATGTTTTCTGGTTTTTGGAGCTCTATGGCTGTTTAGTGTTTGTTTTGTTCTTTGTGGTCTGCGCCAACTCAGGATGACTGCATGCAATTATTTATACTTTCTTCTGAATAACCAGAAAAATATCTTGTTTAGTTTCCTATTCCCGGGAATAATTTTTAGTGTGATGCATGCCTTTGTTTTGATTTTTAGAATATTTTTTCTTACAGGGTAATGCTGCATACAAAGGAAAACAATGGAATAAAGCTGTAAGTTACTACACCGAGGCAATAAAACTGAACCAGACAAATGCAACATACTATTCCAATCGAGCAGCTGCTTACTTGGAGTTAGGATGGTTCGATACATCCTTTTCTTTTTGTGCAAAAGTTTTTTTTCCATTAAAAGCACTTTATTGGTCATTTTTCTGATAAATGAACTATTTatgcagctttcagcaagctgaAGACGATTGTAGCAGTGCGATATCCCTGGATAAGAAGGTGATGGGAGCTTCTTGTTCTTTTCACTATTAGATATGACACTAACTAATCTTCTTCCCGACTCTGTTTACAACAATTATATTCCAACTCCGTGATGGTAACCAGGTCCTCAGAGTTAGAAACTAATTTTAAGGATCCATGAGTAATCGTGACATGGGTTAACCAAGTCGAGTCAACACCCTACTCAAGCTTAACTCTATAAAAACAGCATTAGTACTCGAGTTCAAGCTCAATCGATTAGTGTTTTTTGAACTGCAATTTATGATAAAATTAAGTGTATATTATAATttcattaatattttaaaaaattaatttctcgAGCTCGAGGTGGAGACATCAAAGCTTTAGCTCGGCTTGAGAAAGTAGCAGTTTGTCTCGGTTGCCCTTTCGTGTGGTACATGCACACACACATTCTACACTCATACTGCACTAGAATCGATCTAAGAAACTCGTGCTTCCCAATGTAGAACGTGAAGGCCTATTTGAGACGAGGGACAGCTAAGGAATCTCTGCTTTTCTACAAAGAGGCTCTTCAAGGTCAGAAGTAGTGAATTCCTCTTCAAATACTACATGATAAGATATGGTTGTGGTATTATTAGCCCTATCCTTTTGAACTCGTGCCTCATAAAAGGACATGGAATTCAAACATCCTTATCCTTCAACTAAAAATATCGTGCAtggactattttaaaattttttgttgtCGATTTACCGAGTCCTATTTGAGTTAAAAAATGGGTGGGATACATTTCTCGAGGTGTTTGGAAGCTACCGTTTTCGAGCATATTGGACGGACTGGGTTCATCATGGTTActtctcttcttctttttttctcaTATATATTGGGGATAACTTGCAGATTTTAAGCACGCACTTGTGCTGGAACCACAGAACAAGCTGGCCATTCTAGCTGAAAAAAGACTAAGAAAATTGTCCACTTAACTTGACTGCCATTCGCCTCGTAAATGGAGCAAATACTTTCAGGTACGTTGATGTAATCATCATTTAATAAATGATAGGGAACAATTTTGAGCGAAACTCTCTTGCATGCCAGAGTATGAAATTGGCTGCAACGAATCTATACGATGAATCATTTATTTGAATTATGTATATATTTGTAATTTTGTCTGTTGTGATGGGATTCCGGAGGAAATGGTTGCCCGTTCCATGCACTGAACATATTCGCACTGTTTATTGAAACTGTGTACTTATTTTGTGTATAGGAATGATCTCTTAATTATGGcgattttatatataaaaaaaaacaaagaaattgGGTCATGCGAGTTGT is a window encoding:
- the LOC140814742 gene encoding outer envelope protein 64, mitochondrial-like; amino-acid sequence: MSKLSKFSASNPKVWVVIGVGIAGVLILAEVQRRRIKAMSSIKEDFGAFIERFELLPFPQPPPPASRLPLSGLTFAINDNIDVKGYVTGYGSADWKRTHDEAGKTALVVTTLLKNGATCVGKTVMDELGLGISGQNRNYGTPTNPLKPSHVPGGSSSGSAAAVAGHLLDFALGTDTVGCIRVPASFCGILGFRPSHGILSSIGVVPNSQSLDAVGWLAADPSVLHRVGYSLLQLNPLAPKRTRRLIIADDLFQLSKVPIQKTVHVVSKATENLSGYRTPEHVNCGKYVASNVPSLGAFRDESANQQNGMSVLKALSSVMLLLQRYEFKTNHEDWVKSVKPKLASETSNRVWTSINSNQDNIKSLYKVRTEMRAALQSLLKDDGILVIPTVADAPVKLNSKKGLPADSSDRAYTLLSISSMSGACQVTIPFGEHNDSPVSVSFIASHGNDKFLLDTFLDMYSSLQKEVNNVSSSMPFPDANGNMDAAELLKEKGNAAYKGKQWNKAVSYYTEAIKLNQTNATYYSNRAAAYLELGCFQQAEDDCSSAISLDKKNVKAYLRRGTAKESLLFYKEALQDFKHALVLEPQNKLAILAEKRLRKLST